In one Bacteroides intestinalis DSM 17393 genomic region, the following are encoded:
- a CDS encoding glycoside hydrolase family 2 TIM barrel-domain containing protein produces MRKASKLLFLCMVMLVTTFSGGTLRASGRKILFNKDWKFHLGIAANTEQPEYNDSRWRVLDLPHDWSVEPLPFQKEGITVGPFSRMSEGDIDTGQTVGGEGWYRKKFTLSGDDAGKRIVLYFEGVYNQSELWINGKKANFNAYGYTSYKVDITPYLNAPGTPNAIAMKVVNAGRNSRWYAGSGIFRHVWLMKTEKLYLDEWDTFVDASELQKKDAVIKFSTIIHNEALQNKSGKIGIKIYSPAGNEVFSTSQDVLLSEETPVATSFSIKKPELWSVDTPVLYTAEVSLFSNEKEYDKITVPFGIRTLSFSADKGFLLNGKPVKLKGGCIHHDNGLLGAVAIDRAEERKVELMKANGYNAVRCSHNQVSEHFLDACDRLGMLVIHETFDQWQAAKREQDYHQFFDEWSDRDLSASVRRDRNHPSIIMWSIGNEVAQRADEPEGDLISKRLVGTIRKYDTSRFTTIGSNDFWDRRQFTWDKDSYRIFRNLDVAGYNYIWWKYESDHAAYPDRVIYGSESYPKEAAQNWNLVEKHPYVIGDFVWTAIDYLGEAGLAHALYLGEGEHNPQFMGWPWYNGWCGDIDLCGDKKPQSYYRDVLWRERPLTMAVHAPVPDNKKEVVNGWGWPNELVSWNWKGLEGQTLSVNVYSRSPKVRLYLNGKLIGEKETGKENYTATFEVPYEPGILKAVNSKGKEEFILKTAGEPAAIRLTADRNTIKACKNDLSYVKIELVDKDGNVVPDTSLPVKIACSGKGTVIASGNAAYDDMKSFRSLTPNTFRGRAIAIVQPTEEKGEIRVTVSAEGMEDASVLIHAE; encoded by the coding sequence ATGAGAAAAGCAAGCAAGCTATTATTTTTGTGTATGGTGATGTTAGTCACCACCTTTTCGGGCGGTACACTTCGTGCATCCGGGCGTAAAATCCTTTTCAATAAGGATTGGAAATTCCATTTGGGCATTGCGGCCAATACCGAACAGCCGGAATACAATGACAGCCGTTGGAGAGTACTCGACCTCCCCCATGACTGGAGCGTAGAACCACTACCCTTTCAGAAAGAAGGAATCACCGTCGGTCCCTTCTCGCGCATGAGCGAAGGAGACATCGACACCGGGCAGACCGTGGGCGGTGAAGGCTGGTACCGGAAAAAATTCACCCTCTCCGGAGACGATGCCGGCAAACGCATTGTCCTTTATTTCGAAGGAGTGTACAATCAATCCGAACTCTGGATAAATGGCAAAAAGGCTAACTTCAATGCTTACGGCTATACTTCTTATAAGGTAGACATCACCCCCTATCTGAATGCTCCCGGCACCCCGAACGCCATTGCCATGAAAGTGGTGAATGCAGGGCGCAACAGCCGTTGGTATGCCGGTTCGGGCATCTTCCGCCACGTGTGGCTGATGAAGACGGAGAAGCTCTATCTGGACGAGTGGGATACCTTTGTCGATGCTTCCGAACTGCAAAAGAAGGACGCTGTGATTAAGTTCTCCACTATCATACACAACGAGGCCCTGCAAAATAAATCAGGTAAAATAGGTATTAAAATATATTCACCTGCCGGAAACGAAGTGTTTTCAACCTCACAGGACGTGCTGCTCTCCGAAGAGACTCCGGTAGCAACATCTTTCTCCATCAAAAAGCCCGAGTTATGGTCGGTAGACACACCGGTGCTCTACACGGCAGAAGTATCGCTATTCTCCAACGAAAAGGAATATGATAAGATTACCGTTCCTTTCGGCATCCGCACCCTCTCTTTCTCTGCCGACAAAGGTTTCCTGCTGAACGGCAAACCTGTGAAACTGAAAGGAGGCTGCATCCATCACGACAACGGACTGCTGGGAGCGGTTGCCATAGATCGTGCCGAAGAGCGGAAGGTGGAACTTATGAAAGCCAATGGCTACAACGCCGTCAGATGCTCTCACAACCAAGTGTCCGAACACTTTCTTGATGCCTGCGACAGGCTTGGCATGCTGGTCATTCACGAAACGTTCGACCAATGGCAAGCTGCGAAGCGTGAACAAGACTATCATCAGTTCTTTGATGAATGGAGCGACAGAGACTTGTCCGCATCTGTCCGCCGCGACCGCAACCATCCTTCCATCATCATGTGGAGCATCGGAAATGAGGTGGCACAGCGTGCCGATGAACCCGAAGGAGACTTGATTTCGAAGAGACTGGTCGGAACCATCCGCAAATACGATACGTCCCGCTTCACAACCATAGGGTCAAACGATTTCTGGGACCGCCGCCAGTTCACCTGGGATAAAGACTCCTATAGAATCTTCCGGAACCTGGATGTGGCAGGCTACAACTACATCTGGTGGAAATATGAAAGTGATCATGCAGCCTATCCCGACCGCGTCATTTATGGCAGCGAGTCTTATCCGAAAGAAGCCGCCCAGAACTGGAATCTTGTAGAAAAGCATCCGTATGTGATAGGCGATTTTGTCTGGACGGCTATCGACTATCTGGGTGAAGCCGGACTGGCTCATGCCTTGTACCTGGGTGAGGGCGAACACAATCCGCAATTCATGGGTTGGCCCTGGTATAATGGCTGGTGTGGCGACATCGACCTTTGCGGTGACAAGAAGCCCCAATCTTATTATCGTGATGTGCTTTGGCGGGAACGTCCGCTGACGATGGCCGTACATGCCCCCGTTCCCGATAATAAGAAAGAAGTGGTGAATGGCTGGGGATGGCCCAACGAACTTGTAAGCTGGAACTGGAAAGGATTGGAAGGACAAACCCTGTCAGTCAACGTATACAGCCGTTCCCCGAAAGTGAGACTCTACCTGAATGGCAAGCTGATAGGTGAGAAAGAAACCGGCAAGGAGAATTATACAGCCACCTTCGAGGTGCCTTATGAACCGGGCATTCTGAAAGCGGTGAATTCAAAAGGCAAGGAAGAATTCATATTGAAGACAGCCGGAGAGCCTGCCGCCATACGTCTGACTGCCGACCGGAATACCATCAAAGCCTGCAAGAACGACCTCTCTTACGTGAAGATAGAGCTGGTAGACAAAGACGGAAATGTAGTTCCCGATACGTCCTTGCCCGTCAAGATAGCATGCAGTGGCAAGGGAACCGTTATTGCCAGTGGAAATGCTGCCTATGATGACATGAAAAGCTTCCGTTCGCTTACCCCCAACACATTCCGGGGAAGAGCCATCGCCATTGTTCAGCCCACGGAAGAAAAGGGTGAAATACGGGTGACGGTCTCTGCCGAAGGAATGGAGGATGCCTCTGTACTGATACATGCCGAATGA
- a CDS encoding SusC/RagA family TonB-linked outer membrane protein: MIEAVPSHSLNTHIYTFNFKYIIMKNKCLNFLLFVVVAFVSPGLLWAQNQPVKGKVLDEKTKEALIGVSVLEAGSTSNGTVTDLDGNFSLSVPEGATLRISYVGYLVQEIPLNGRKSLEVLLKEDTEMLDEVVIVGYGVQKKATLSGSVTSIGGEKLANTPVTNVSQGLAGRLPGVVAISNTAEPGYDGATIRIRGVNTFGKADPLVVVDGVPGRSLERIDPSTIETMSVMKDASAAIYGAQAANGVIIITTKRGKKGKPTVNLSYNYGISRPTVIPEMANASEYATLLNEIDKYAGNKERYTPEDIQKYRDGSDPWSYPNTDWFKETLKPWSPQTYANATIDGGTDNMTYFVSVSAKTQDGFYRNSGTKYNQYDLKSNLDLKLNKYINLFMNLTGRMEDRKYPTRSSENIFRMLMRSKPNMPAYWPNGLPGPDIEFGDNPVVIATDATGYERDKRYILNGDFGVNINVPYVEGLTLKATASLDKNFRFRKIWQTPWTLYSWDGTSMDENNNPLLVEGKKGFSDPRLRESMEDNQNILLSGIINYNRTFAENHSVNVLAGAERITGKGDSFEAFRRYFISTAIDELFAGGQDEINNTGKGYKEARLNYFGRVNYSYKSKYLAEFVWRYQGSYIFDHSNQFGFFPGVSLGYVISEENFFKKALPFVHFAKVRASWGKTGNDMIDPYQYLASYTFNNLMYLTNGGVTANQSLMENVAPNVNVTWETATQQNIGLDLQFLNGDLAVTVDYFYNKRKDILWKRNASVPNTSGLTLPDENLGKVKNQGVDFSIDYRKRFKDFSLGVGLNGVYAKNKILFWDEAPGAPDYQKSTGMPIDAGLYYEAIGIFKDEAHVESYPHWAGARPGDIIFRDVNGDKVIDGNDRVRNDKTKTPTFTGGLNVDLTYKDFDFSVLFQGAFGGVFQQSTESGDFGNFLKSFYDNRWTEDNPTASFPRTYNRSNEYWVNQPNTFWLHKTDYVRLKNIELGYTVPKVFTKQAGIERVRVYISAYNLLTFSPDMKDYDPENTSGSGYNHPLNKVLNFGVNVTF; encoded by the coding sequence ATGATAGAAGCGGTGCCGTCGCACTCTTTAAACACACATATATATACGTTTAACTTTAAATATATTATTATGAAAAACAAATGTCTGAATTTCCTTCTGTTTGTTGTTGTTGCCTTCGTGAGCCCGGGTTTGCTGTGGGCTCAGAACCAACCTGTCAAAGGAAAAGTATTGGATGAGAAAACGAAAGAGGCTCTGATAGGAGTTTCTGTTCTGGAAGCGGGTAGCACGTCTAACGGTACGGTGACTGACCTGGACGGTAACTTCTCCCTCTCCGTGCCCGAAGGCGCCACGCTGCGCATCTCTTATGTGGGATACTTGGTACAGGAAATCCCTCTTAACGGAAGAAAAAGCCTGGAAGTGCTTCTAAAGGAAGATACTGAAATGCTGGACGAAGTGGTAATCGTGGGCTATGGTGTCCAGAAGAAAGCTACCTTGTCCGGTTCTGTAACCAGCATCGGCGGCGAAAAGCTGGCAAACACCCCTGTAACTAATGTCAGTCAGGGACTTGCCGGACGGCTGCCTGGTGTGGTTGCCATCTCCAATACGGCAGAACCGGGTTACGATGGAGCTACCATCAGAATCCGTGGTGTCAACACTTTCGGTAAAGCCGACCCGTTGGTGGTAGTGGACGGCGTTCCGGGACGCTCGCTTGAACGTATCGACCCCAGCACCATTGAGACTATGTCCGTCATGAAGGATGCTTCGGCTGCCATCTATGGTGCACAGGCCGCCAATGGTGTAATTATCATTACCACCAAGCGGGGCAAAAAGGGTAAACCCACCGTAAACCTTTCCTATAACTACGGTATATCCCGTCCTACCGTCATCCCCGAAATGGCGAATGCTTCCGAATACGCCACTTTGTTGAATGAGATTGATAAGTACGCAGGCAACAAAGAACGCTATACCCCGGAAGATATTCAGAAATACCGTGATGGCTCCGATCCCTGGTCGTATCCCAACACCGACTGGTTCAAAGAAACCTTGAAACCCTGGTCTCCCCAGACCTATGCCAATGCCACTATCGACGGCGGTACGGACAACATGACCTACTTCGTCAGTGTATCTGCTAAAACCCAGGACGGATTTTACCGCAATAGCGGAACCAAGTACAACCAGTACGACCTGAAATCGAATCTGGACCTGAAACTCAATAAGTACATCAACCTCTTCATGAACCTCACGGGGCGTATGGAAGACCGTAAATATCCCACTCGTTCGTCCGAGAATATTTTCAGAATGCTGATGAGGTCCAAGCCCAACATGCCTGCTTATTGGCCCAATGGGCTCCCGGGTCCCGATATCGAGTTTGGTGATAACCCGGTAGTGATTGCCACCGACGCCACAGGCTACGAGCGAGACAAACGCTACATACTGAACGGAGACTTCGGCGTTAACATCAATGTTCCTTATGTGGAAGGACTCACTCTTAAAGCCACTGCCTCACTGGACAAGAACTTCCGTTTCCGCAAGATATGGCAGACCCCCTGGACTTTGTACTCATGGGACGGGACATCCATGGATGAAAACAATAATCCTCTTCTGGTAGAAGGTAAGAAAGGTTTCAGCGATCCCCGTCTCAGGGAGTCTATGGAAGACAACCAGAATATCCTGCTCAGCGGCATTATAAACTATAACCGTACTTTTGCTGAGAACCATTCTGTAAATGTGCTGGCGGGTGCAGAAAGAATCACCGGTAAGGGAGACTCCTTTGAGGCGTTCCGCAGATATTTCATTTCCACTGCCATTGATGAACTGTTTGCCGGTGGACAGGACGAAATAAATAATACCGGTAAGGGGTATAAAGAGGCGCGTCTCAACTACTTCGGCCGTGTGAATTACAGCTATAAGTCCAAGTACCTGGCCGAATTTGTATGGAGATACCAGGGCTCATATATCTTCGACCATTCCAATCAGTTCGGCTTCTTCCCAGGTGTTTCATTGGGTTACGTCATCTCCGAAGAGAACTTCTTTAAGAAGGCGCTGCCTTTCGTCCACTTTGCCAAAGTCCGTGCTTCCTGGGGAAAGACGGGCAACGATATGATCGATCCGTATCAGTATCTCGCTTCTTATACCTTCAACAACCTGATGTACCTCACGAATGGCGGTGTAACTGCCAATCAATCCCTGATGGAAAACGTAGCCCCCAACGTCAATGTAACCTGGGAGACAGCTACTCAACAAAACATCGGTTTAGACTTGCAGTTCCTGAATGGCGACTTGGCTGTAACCGTCGATTACTTCTACAATAAGCGGAAAGACATCCTTTGGAAGCGGAATGCTTCTGTTCCCAATACTTCGGGACTCACTTTACCCGATGAAAACCTCGGAAAGGTGAAGAACCAGGGTGTTGATTTCAGCATAGATTATCGCAAACGTTTCAAAGACTTCTCTCTGGGAGTAGGCTTGAACGGAGTGTATGCCAAGAATAAAATTCTCTTTTGGGATGAAGCTCCGGGTGCTCCCGATTATCAGAAGTCAACGGGGATGCCCATTGATGCCGGACTTTATTATGAGGCCATCGGCATCTTCAAAGACGAAGCTCACGTGGAATCCTATCCGCACTGGGCAGGCGCCCGTCCCGGAGATATTATTTTCAGGGATGTAAATGGTGACAAAGTGATTGATGGCAACGACCGTGTGCGGAATGACAAGACCAAGACTCCCACCTTCACGGGCGGCTTGAACGTTGACCTTACCTATAAGGATTTCGACTTCTCCGTATTGTTTCAGGGTGCATTTGGCGGTGTATTCCAGCAAAGCACGGAATCGGGTGACTTCGGAAACTTCCTGAAGAGTTTCTATGACAACCGCTGGACGGAAGATAACCCTA